A genomic window from Streptomyces mirabilis includes:
- a CDS encoding alpha/beta hydrolase, producing MSRPPSFAPPAGVRAYRLRTDRGEFAALDAAPQARLKGTVLLLPGFTGSKEDFIALHEPLAARGYRTVAVDGRGQYESDGPEHDESAYAQAELAKDALAQAAAVGTPVHIVGHSLGGLVARAAVLLDPTPFASLTLMASGPAQISASQQQRVELLRDALAVMDMAQVWDAIQAMEPPEEIDTADLDGGLDDREDLRRRWLLTRPAQLIATGRQLCTEPDRVAELAAVHLPKHVLSGAFDDTWPVPLLDDMAVRLKARRTVVRGAEHSPNTDQPEQTALALAKFWDQTQE from the coding sequence ATGAGCAGGCCCCCCTCCTTCGCGCCGCCCGCCGGTGTCCGTGCCTACCGTCTCCGCACCGACCGCGGCGAGTTCGCCGCGCTCGACGCCGCGCCGCAGGCGCGGCTGAAGGGAACCGTGCTGCTGCTGCCGGGTTTCACCGGCAGCAAGGAAGACTTCATCGCGCTGCACGAGCCGCTCGCGGCGCGCGGGTACCGTACCGTCGCCGTGGACGGCCGCGGGCAGTACGAGAGCGACGGTCCCGAGCACGACGAATCGGCGTACGCGCAGGCCGAGTTGGCGAAGGACGCGCTCGCCCAGGCGGCAGCCGTCGGCACTCCCGTGCACATTGTCGGCCACTCCCTCGGCGGACTGGTCGCCCGCGCCGCCGTCCTCCTCGACCCGACCCCCTTCGCCTCACTCACCCTCATGGCCTCGGGCCCCGCCCAGATCTCCGCCTCCCAGCAACAGCGCGTCGAACTGCTCCGGGACGCCCTCGCCGTGATGGACATGGCCCAGGTGTGGGACGCCATCCAGGCGATGGAACCGCCGGAGGAGATCGACACGGCCGATCTCGACGGTGGGCTGGACGACCGCGAGGACCTGCGGCGCCGCTGGCTGCTCACCCGACCGGCCCAGCTGATCGCGACCGGCCGTCAGCTGTGCACGGAGCCGGACCGCGTCGCCGAGCTGGCCGCCGTACACCTGCCCAAGCATGTGCTGTCGGGTGCGTTCGACGACACCTGGCCGGTGCCGCTCCTGGACGACATGGCCGTACGTCTCAAGGCCCGGCGCACGGTCGTACGGGGAGCCGAGCACTCCCCGAACACGGACCAGCCCGAGCAGACGGCCCTCGCCCTCGCCAAGTTCTGGGATCAGACGCAGGAGTGA